The nucleotide sequence CGAAATCAGGGGGTAGGCTTTCCAGACACGCGAGTGGAGTCGGCTTTACCCGCCTTGAGAAAAGCAGCCACAGTAGTTTCGTCCAGTCCGGTAACGATATTCAAATCGGGCCGTACCTTCCGCAATTGGACGATGCCCGCTTCCGTAACCGCCGATTTCCAGACGTATACATTCTTGATAGCCTTCAGACTCGCCAAGCTCTGCAAACCGCTATCGGTCACTTTGGTCCCGATCAGGTTGAGGTATTCGAGATAAGGAAGATTTTTCAAGTTTTTCAGACCGGCGTCGGTAATACCCGTATACTCAAGATGCAGCTTATTGAGGTTTTTAAGTTTGCTGATTTCGGTTATTGCGGGATCAGTAATACTGGTACTCCCCAGCTTTAGCCACACGATCTGTGAAGACAGAGGAGTCAACAGAGGTACCTGAGCATCCGAAAACTCCGGAGCATTTACCGCGCTTACTTCTATCAGGTTCTGCTCACTGGCTACAGGCGTCACCAGTAGGTTAAGTGATTCAAGCGACTGCACGGCTTTCTCATCCGGCTCGGGTACCTTCAGGCTCAATACGGGCGAACCGGTAGGTTTGTAGCCCGCTCCTCCTGCATTTTCCCCCTCGCTCAGCGAAGCCAGGGCAGGTTTGATCTTATCATCCGATTTTAATTCGGCGACTTTCTTATCCACCGGCGCACCCTGGTCGATCCACCAGGTTAGCAGAGCAATCTGATTGTCAGAAAGCTGGGGCTTGCCTATAGGCGGCATATGGTCGTCGTTATCCAGCGGCAGCAGACAACGTTTCAGAAGTTCACTTTCGGTACTTTTGCCTGCTACGAACACAACGCCGTTCTCGCCGCCTTTGGTCAGGTACTCGAACGTATCCATTCGCAAATCACCCTTCTTTTTGGTAGCATTGTGGCATTGGGTGCAATGCACACTCAGAATCGGTTGCACGATGTCGCGGTACACGACCGCTTCCGGCACATTGGCGATGGGTTTGATTTCGGTAAGTTGCTCCTGCCGGGGAGGGATTCCGGCCAGCGAGCGAAAGGGCTCGGGAGTGTAAGCGGTAAGGTACCCATCTCCATGCGTTAGGCTGCCCCCATGGTGCCCTGCCACCATCGTCAGCACTGTAGCCAGACCAAAAGCAGGCAGGTAAAAGGCAGGGCCAAAAGGAATCCGGTGAGCAAATGCTTCTGACTTGACCGCCCAGGCGATCCAGGCGAAAGCTGCCACACCAAGCCCCTGCCACATGTGTTCGTCGAGCAACTCCTCTTCGTAGCCACCACCCAGCGACAGCAGGTAGCCCGCTCCGCAGGCCAGGGTGGCACTCACCGCCGACCAAAACAAGATGACCGAAAGTGTGGTTTCGTGCACGTGGATCTTACCAAAACGCCGTCCAATGGCCAAAAAAGCCGCCAGTAGCAGAAAACCAATAGGTAGGTGCACCAGTACGGGGTGGAAACGGCCAAAGAACATGGCCCAATCAGAAACCTGCAGCAAGAGGGTTGAGAGCATACTTACTATAAAGCCTCACTTTATTGAATGAAAGCTGAATATACCCATAAAGGCCGTTTAGCCAATAATGTACTTATCGACCGCACTACAAGGTAGCCGGAAGGCGAAACACTTCGGGACAAGCTACGGCTATCGGTGAATTATCGCCGTTTACTTCCATAATATCGGCCATGTAGTCCCACCAACGGCGCATGATGGGCTGCTCGGATAAGCTCAGGCGGGTTGCGGTAGTTGTTATTTTCTGGAAAGCAAACAGGCTACTGGTAGCTTCATCCAAGAAAATGTAATACTCGGCGATGCCTGCCTGCCGAAGAAGCTCCTGCAATTCGGGCCAGATTTCGTCGTGGCGTTTTTTGTACTCCGCCTCGAAGCCGGGCTTCAGATTCATCCGGAAGGCATTTACCTGACTATTGGGCATGAACAAGAATATAGTATAGTTGAACTAGGCCAAAATCGGCTGGATTACTTTTCCGGCCACATCCGTGAGCCGGAAATTCCGTCCCTGGAAGGGGTAGGTGAATGTCTCATGATCAAAACCCATCAGATGAAGGATAGTGGCCTGTAGGTCGTGGACGTGGGTTTTGTCTTTCGCCCCATAGTAGCCGAGCTCATCCGTTTCACCGTAGCTGAAGCCCTGCTTCACGCCACCGCCCGCCATCCAAACCGTAAACGCTTCCAGATGGTGGTCGCGTCCCATAAAGGGCAGTACCTGTCCGTTGCGGTTTTCCTGCATGGGCGTCCGGCCAAATTCTCCGCCCCATACGACGAGGGTTTCGTCCAATAGGCCGCGCATTTTCAGGTCCTTCAACAGGCCCGCCACCGCCTGATCCGACTGACGGCATTTCTCGTGCAGGCCGATCTCGATGGCTCCGTCGGCACTCGTGCCATGGGTATCCCAGCCCCAGTCGAAAAGCTGCACGAAACGCACGCCATTTTCAACCAGTTTGCGGGCCAACAGGCAATTCATGGCAAAGGTACCCTCCCCAGGTTTGACGCCATACATATCCAGAATGTACTGCGGTTCCGTAGAAACATCCATCACCTCCGGCACGGACATCTGCATCCGAAAAGCCATTTCGTACTGACTGATGCGCGTCAGAATTTCGGGATCCTGTACTTCTTCGTAGGTCTGGCGGTTGATTTCATTGATAGCCTCAATCGTCTGTTTACGGATATTTCGATTCATCCCACTCGGATCCGACACATACAGCACTGGGTCGCCACCCGTGCGGCACTGCACCCCCTGGTACACACTGGGCAAAAATCCACTTCCCCATACGCTCTTGCCCGCATCAGGCTGCTTGCCGCCCGATGCCAGCACGATGAAGCCCGGTAAATTCTGATTTTCAGAACCCAGTCCATATACCGACCAGGCTCCCAGACTCGGGCGACCCAATCGGGCGCTACCCGTGTGCATCAGTAGCTGGGCGGGGGCGTGGTTGAACTGATCGGTATACATCGCCTTCAGAAACGTCACCTCGTCTGCCACTTCCTGCAGGTAGGGTAGGTAGTCGGACAGCCAAGCTCCGGACTGTCCGTACTGGGCAAAGCGTCCCTGCGGACCGAGCATCTTGGGTACCCCTTGGATAAAAGCGAACTTCTTGCCTTCCAGAAATTCTGCCGGACAGTCCTGACCATGATACTTCACGAGTTCAGGCTTATAATCGAAAAGCTCCAGCTGGGAAGGCGCCCCTGCCATATGGATGTAAATCACCCGCTTGGCTTTGGGCGCAAACTGAGGCATACGTACCGCCATCGGGTTATCGGGCAGGGCCGGGGCAGCGGCTTCGGTACCTGAGGTACTACAGCTACCCAGCAGGGAACCCAATCCAATAGCGCCCAGACCGAACCCACATTCTTTCAGGAAATGCCGACGGGTCTGACGCTGTAGTTCAGCGTGCTGGAGTTCTTTGAATAGGTTGTTCATGGTGTTCATAGGATGCAAAATAGCAGTGTTTTGCCATTTTATATGCGGAAAGGGTACCCTGTTCTACGGACATTCCGCCGATACCGGGCGGGCTGATGCTTAGCCTAGATTTTAATGCCCCAGGTATCGTTCATAGAACGACCCAGCAAGGCGTTTGCTTCGCTGTCATTTTTAAAACTTTCTTTCTTGGGATTCCATTGCAAAGGGCGTTTCAATTGGTAGGCAATATTGCCAATGTTGCATACAGTGGCCGTGCGGTGGCCAATCTCCACATCACAGATCGGCTTGCTACGGTTCCGCATGGCATCCAGAAAATCCTTGTAATGGTTTTCACTTTTGTAGACATGCTTCTCCGTTTCACCAATCACTTTGTCTTTTAAAGACGCCGGCGTGGTCTCCAGTTTTTTACGCTGTACCTTCAGATCTCCCTCGGTACCTATAAAATGAATCGCATTGTTCCAGTCCCACTTCTCGTGAGTCATCGTAATGCCATTGTCGTAGCGGTAGGTCAGGAAAGGATGCTCTTTGCCATCGGGAGCGATTACTTCTACCGGACCACTGTCGTCCATATCCAGCGACCACTGTACGATGTCGAACATGTGCGCTCCCCAATCAGTCACCATGCCGCCACCAAACTCTTTATAAAGTCGCCAATTGGGAAATACGTCCTTGGTGATGGGCGGCGCGAGTTCGGAGTTGAAGTTAACCGGCGCATTGGGGCCGAGCCAGGCAGTCCAATCGAGCCCGGCGGGAATAGGCTCGGCGGGTAAGGTGTAAGGTACGGGCGGCGGGCCCACGTTCACTTTGATGTGCTTAATATCCCCGATGTAGCCATTGCGGATCAGCTCCGCCGTTTGGCGGAACTCCGGCCACGAGCGCTGCATGCTACCCGTCTGGAAAACGCGTTTATGTTTACGCGCCGCGTCGACCATAGCCCTACCCTCGCGCACGGTGAGTGCCAGTGGTTTTTCACAATAAATATCCTTTCCGGCCTCAGCCGCCCGAACGGCCGCAGCGGCATGCCAGTGGTCGGGCAGCGCAATCACCACCGCATCCACATCCTTACGGGCCAGCAACTCCCGGAAATCGTTATAAACCGGGATATCAGAATAGCTCCCAGCCTCGGTATTTTTTTCATAGTGTGTCTTGATCCGGTCCAGTGTCAGCTGGGCTTTGTCTTTATAGACTTCACT is from Salmonirosea aquatica and encodes:
- a CDS encoding DUF1501 domain-containing protein, whose amino-acid sequence is MNNLFKELQHAELQRQTRRHFLKECGFGLGAIGLGSLLGSCSTSGTEAAAPALPDNPMAVRMPQFAPKAKRVIYIHMAGAPSQLELFDYKPELVKYHGQDCPAEFLEGKKFAFIQGVPKMLGPQGRFAQYGQSGAWLSDYLPYLQEVADEVTFLKAMYTDQFNHAPAQLLMHTGSARLGRPSLGAWSVYGLGSENQNLPGFIVLASGGKQPDAGKSVWGSGFLPSVYQGVQCRTGGDPVLYVSDPSGMNRNIRKQTIEAINEINRQTYEEVQDPEILTRISQYEMAFRMQMSVPEVMDVSTEPQYILDMYGVKPGEGTFAMNCLLARKLVENGVRFVQLFDWGWDTHGTSADGAIEIGLHEKCRQSDQAVAGLLKDLKMRGLLDETLVVWGGEFGRTPMQENRNGQVLPFMGRDHHLEAFTVWMAGGGVKQGFSYGETDELGYYGAKDKTHVHDLQATILHLMGFDHETFTYPFQGRNFRLTDVAGKVIQPILA
- the rhaM gene encoding L-rhamnose mutarotase; the protein is MPNSQVNAFRMNLKPGFEAEYKKRHDEIWPELQELLRQAGIAEYYIFLDEATSSLFAFQKITTTATRLSLSEQPIMRRWWDYMADIMEVNGDNSPIAVACPEVFRLPATL
- a CDS encoding Gfo/Idh/MocA family protein; this translates as MNEENKNAISRRGFVGKATAAAAGFMIIPRFVLGGKRTDGSRYLAPSDMISLGFIGTGKQGRGLTNSFLSTGEARIVALSEVYKDKAQLTLDRIKTHYEKNTEAGSYSDIPVYNDFRELLARKDVDAVVIALPDHWHAAAAVRAAEAGKDIYCEKPLALTVREGRAMVDAARKHKRVFQTGSMQRSWPEFRQTAELIRNGYIGDIKHIKVNVGPPPVPYTLPAEPIPAGLDWTAWLGPNAPVNFNSELAPPITKDVFPNWRLYKEFGGGMVTDWGAHMFDIVQWSLDMDDSGPVEVIAPDGKEHPFLTYRYDNGITMTHEKWDWNNAIHFIGTEGDLKVQRKKLETTPASLKDKVIGETEKHVYKSENHYKDFLDAMRNRSKPICDVEIGHRTATVCNIGNIAYQLKRPLQWNPKKESFKNDSEANALLGRSMNDTWGIKI
- a CDS encoding c-type cytochrome domain-containing protein, which produces MLSTLLLQVSDWAMFFGRFHPVLVHLPIGFLLLAAFLAIGRRFGKIHVHETTLSVILFWSAVSATLACGAGYLLSLGGGYEEELLDEHMWQGLGVAAFAWIAWAVKSEAFAHRIPFGPAFYLPAFGLATVLTMVAGHHGGSLTHGDGYLTAYTPEPFRSLAGIPPRQEQLTEIKPIANVPEAVVYRDIVQPILSVHCTQCHNATKKKGDLRMDTFEYLTKGGENGVVFVAGKSTESELLKRCLLPLDNDDHMPPIGKPQLSDNQIALLTWWIDQGAPVDKKVAELKSDDKIKPALASLSEGENAGGAGYKPTGSPVLSLKVPEPDEKAVQSLESLNLLVTPVASEQNLIEVSAVNAPEFSDAQVPLLTPLSSQIVWLKLGSTSITDPAITEISKLKNLNKLHLEYTGITDAGLKNLKNLPYLEYLNLIGTKVTDSGLQSLASLKAIKNVYVWKSAVTEAGIVQLRKVRPDLNIVTGLDETTVAAFLKAGKADSTRVSGKPTP